The Rufibacter sp. DG15C region TCACTTAACCGTGGTTACTTAACTACTCAGTTCTACACAGTAGCCATGGACTTAAACTCCATTGACAACTTTATAGTTGGTGGAATGCAAGACAATGGAAGTTGGTACGTAGAAGAGAGAAGTGAAACACAGCCTTGGCAGGAGGCTTTTGGAGGTGATGGAGCATTTGCTGCGGTTACAGAGCATTCCTTGTTAGTGTCTGCCCAAAACGCTATTATCTATAGATTTATCTTTAACCAAGATGGATATACAGGCGAATATAGCCGCATTAATCCGCCAAAGGCAAAAGGGTATTTGTTTATAAATCCGTACAACGTTGACCCTAACAACGAACACACTCTTTATCTTCCTGCAGGAGACACGCTTTGGAGGCATAAGAACATAGATGCGCTTCCTAGAGGTGAGGTGCAAACCACGGTTGGCTGGGATGTAATTGCTGCCTTAAATACTAATGAGGTTATCTCTGCTGTAGGCGTAAGTAAGGTGCCAGCTAATGTGGTTTATTTTGGTACTAGAGCTGGAAAGCTATATAAAATTCAATACGGATTAGGTGTGGCGCCAACAAAAATTGAGATAACAGGATCTAATTTCCCTGCAGGAAACATAGGCTGTATTGCTGTTGATCCTCGTGATGCCAACAAAGTGGTGGCTACTTTCACTAACTACGGGATTGTAAGTTTATTCTATACCACCGATGGAGGAAACTCTTGGACGGCCGTTGCTGGTAACTTAGAAGAGAACCCCAATGGTTCTGGCAGCGGTCCATCTACGCGCTGGGTGAGCATTTTGCCAAGCACTAATGGCAACATTAAATATTTTGTAGGAACTAGTACCGGTTTATATGCCACTTCTAGCTTAGATGGAACCGCTACTAACTGGGTGAGAGAAGGTAATACATCAATCGGACAAGTGCCGGTAGATATGGTTATAAGTAGGACAACAGATGATTTAGTAGTTGTAGGAACACATGGCAATGGGGTTTACAGTGCCCGCTATGACGGTCCATTGGCTGCCGCTGAGGAAGTGGATCTGGCTATTGCGCCAGGTTTAGGACAAAGCTATCCTAACCCGTTTCGGAAGGGCATGACGACAACTATTCCATTTACCTTGACCAAAGCGTCTCAGGTGAACTTGACCTTGTTTGACCTAACCGGGAAAGCGGTGACTACCTTGGTGAATGGCAAATTGACGGCTGGTAGACACACTGCCACTTGGAACGGGAAAGGCAAAGCCGGACAAGAACTAGCTTCTGGCACATATTTGTACCAATTGACTGTAGACGGAAAACGCGAAACCAAACGCGTGGCTTATATCAAATAATCGACACTAAATCAATCAACAAAAAAGGCGGCCTCTGCACAGAAGCCGCCTTTTTTGTTGCTTTCGTTTTTGGCCTGTTTTGGTCAAATCAGGCCAAAAAACGGTTTTATTTTTTCATATATTGAGCAAACTCTTTGGCAAAGTACGTCAAGATGATATCTGCGCCCGCGCGCTTCATGCTCAAGAGGTTCTCCAACATAATCTTTTCGCCGTCAATCCAGCCATTCTGGGCGGCGGCTTTCACCATGGCGTACTCGCCGCTCACGTTGTAGGCCACAATAGGCAGGTGGGAATTGTCGCGTAGCAGTTTAATCACGTCTAGATAAGACAAGGCTGGTTTTACCATCAGATAATCGGCGCCTTCTTGCGTGTCCAGTTCTGCTTCTATCAAGGCTTCGCGGCTGTTGGCGGGATTCATCTGGTAGGTCTTCTTGTCGCCGTGTTTAGGAGCAGACTCCAAGGCGTCTCTGAACGGGCCATAGTAGGCGCTGGCGTACTTGGCGGTGTAGCTCATGATAGACACATTGTAAAAGGCGTGCTTGTCCAACACATTCCTAATGTGGGCCACACGGCCGTCCATCATGTCTGATGGGGCAATGATATCAGCACCGGCTTGAGCCTGAGCTAAAGCCATTTGACCCAGCACTTCCAGAGAAGCGTCGTTGATGATTTCGCCGTTGTCTACCACGCCGTCATGGCCGTCTGAGCTGTACGGGTCCATGGCCACATCGGTGGCTAGGACTACGTCTGGGAACTGGCGCTTGATCTCAGCGATGGTGCGCAGGTAGAGACCTTTTGGATTCTTGCTTTCCAAGGCGAAGCGGTCTTTCTTAGCTTCGGGAATGTTAGGGAATGGCGCGAAGGTCTTGATGCCCAAATCCACGCATTGGCCTACCTCGTCCAGCAATCTGTCCAGCGTGAAACGCGAGATGCCTGGCATGGATGGAATATTCACGGTCTGGTTCTGGCCTTCGGTGACAAAAAGCGGGTAGATGAGATCCTGCGTGCTTACATGGTTCTCCTGTACCAAATTACGGATGACGTCTGATTTACGGTTTCGGCGGGGCCGACGGGTTAAATGGTTCATAGCAGCTTATACGGTTTTGGGCAAGTGGGCCTGTATGGGAGGCGGACTCGCTGCTGATTTAACAAAAGAGCGGTCAAAATAGTGTGCATGACGCGTAAGAATCTGCACTGCCTATTAGCGCTACCCCGCAAAGGTACAGTCCTGCATCTTGGTATGCCACAATTCTTTTATGAAGGAATTTCGGCTTAGATAAAAGAGGGGCGCCGTCGTTTTTGGCTTATTTTCCAGAAAATAGGCTTCAAATGAAAACAGCCGCCTTTTGGGGAGGCGGCTGTTTATGAGTTAGTATGAATGACGAAATTTAGAACTCGGCTAGAGTCTTCTCAATGATATCACAGCACTCATGCAACTGCTCTTCTGTGATGACCAGCGGCGGCGCAAAACGGATGATATCGCCGTGGGTTGGTTTGGCCAATAGGCCGTTGTCCTTCAGTTTAACGCATACATCCCAAGCAGTGCGGCCATCTGCGGTAGGTTGAATGATGACTGCATTCAACAGACCGCGGCCGCGTACCAGCGTCACCAGTTCTGGGTGGCGGTCTTTTAACTCGTTCATGCGGCTTCTAAAGATCTCACCCAGCTTGAAGGCATTCTCCGTTAGTTTTTCGTCTTTGATTACGTCTAGGGCAGCCATGGCCACAGCGCAAGCCAGTGGGTTCCCGCCAAAGGTAGAGCCGTGTTCGCCCGGCTGAATGCTCAGCATGACCTCATCATTGGCCAGGGCCACCGAGATAGGCAACACACCGCCAGAAAGGGCCTTGCCCAGAATCAAGATGTCTGGTTTGGCGTCTTCGTAGTCAGAGGCCAGCATTTTACCGGTACGGCCAATGCCTGTCTGGATTTCGTCTACAATGAACAGGACGTTGTATTTCTTGCACAGTTCGCGGGCTTTGGCCAGATAGCCTTCAGAGGGAACCACCACGCCAGCCTCTCCTTGGATAGGCTCCACCATAAACCCACACACGTGTAGGTTCTCTTGCAAGGCTTGCTCAAGGGCCTCCAGGTTGTCATACGGCACTACTTTGTAACCAGGCATGTACGGCCCAAAACCGGTAGTGCTGCTAGGGTCTGTAGAGAAGGAGATGATACCGGTGGTACGCCCGTGGAAGTTGTGCTCCACCACAATGATCTCTGCCTCATGCGCGGGAATCCCCTTCTGGGTGTAGCCCCACTTGCGCGCCAGTTTCAGAGCGGTTTCTACGGCCTCGGCACCAGAGTTCATCATCAAGACCTTGTCATAGCCAAACAGCTCAGAGAGGTATTTCTCACAGGCGCCCAGTTTGTCATTGTAAAAGGCGCGAGACGTTAAGGTCAGTTGTTGGACTTGCTCCGTCAGGGCGCTAATGATGCGCGGGTGACAGTGGCCCTGGTTCATAGCGCTGTAGGCACTCAGGAAATCATAATAGCGCTTGCCTTCCACATCCCATAAGAAAACACCTTCGCCGCGGTTCAATACAACCGGCAACGGGTGGTAATTGTGGGCACCGTACTTATCTTCCAGTTCAATGGCCTGTTGGCTAGAGGTAATTGACAATGTATCCATATGCTAAAACGTTTACTGTGGTGAAGGACGGCCTCTGTACAAGGAAAGCAATCCAGATTCTATTCTGTACGAAGATTCTTTCTTCGTGATAAAAGTAAAGAAAACTCTTTACTTCAGCCCCTTGGCAACAGGGTAGCATATGAGATTTAGTATATTTAATAAGGAAATAGAAAGAGAACCGCCTCTACTGCAAGCCTGACGTAGCCGTAGAACCTAATGCCGCTGTTTTGATGCCATGTCCTAACTCAACACAACTTCCATGCAATTCCATGTCTTGAATGGTGACAGCCTGGCCGCCACTTTTAAAGAAACCAACCTTTCTGGTGAGGTAATTGTATGCCGCGAAGGCCTTGTAAACGGACCAGTTGCCAGTCAAAACTTGGCTCAGTTCTGGGAAGAAAGAGCCGCTTATCTGGCTGTAACCTTCGGGGCCAAGCGAGAAGAGTATTTTCTGAAAGTAGCGAAGGAACTAGAGAAACTTATCCAGGTGCCTGCCAACGCAGAGGTATGCCTTTGGTTTGAGGACGACCTCTTTTGCCAAGCTAATCTCTGGTTTATCCTCTCACTGCTGGCCACCCGGCAGCAAGCACCACAGGTCTATCGGGTCTTCCCGATAATCAAGGAAGGCGAAGATCATTGGCAGGGATTCGGGCGTTCTTCTGCCAAAAGGCTGGAGCAGGCCTATCAACAGAAAGTGCCGTTCGCGCAGGAGGATGTAAAGCTAGGCAATGACCTCTGGCGGGCGTACCAACAGCAGGAGGCGCGCACCTTGCTGGAGTTGTCAACGAGTACCTCGGCTTGCTTTCACCGTCTGCAGGAAGTGTGTCAGGCGCAGGTAGACCGTGTTTCCAGGGATGGCCATTCCGGTCGGCCTGAACGCGTAGTGAGGGAAATCCTGGCTTCAGGCATTACCCATTTTCCGGAGGTATTCAAGGAGTTCTTCAAAAGAGAAGGTGTTTATGGCTTTGGCGATGTCCAGGTGAAACATCTATATAATGGCCTGAGGCAAGCCGGGGAGTTTGGTAATTAAGTTTACCTGGGCCATTTCGTTTTTGAGCTGTTTTCCAGAAAGTAGCCTGAAAACGAGAGGAGAGATCTACTGCTTTCTGATTGGCAACTTCATTTGTACCTTTGTGGCATGAGACCAAAGCCGCTCCCTTTGCAACCGGGAGACACGTATTTCAATGAGCAGGGCTTGATGGTTTTCACGGAGCAGTACCACCTGCGGCGCGGCTACTGCTGCCAGAGCGGGTGCAAGCACTGCCCGTATGGGTACCAGAAAGAGGCCAAAAAAAAGCCAAATACCCCAAGTAAGGGTGACGGTAAAAGCGGTTAATCTGCTTTTTTAGAACGGATTAAAGAAAAAAGTTTAGCGGGGGCTTTGACATTATCTATCTTTTTGCGGATATTTGCGTCCCTTTTGTAATAAACGATACTAACGATACAATGGCACGAGTTTGTGATTTAACCGGTAAAAGAACGCAGGTAGGTAACCGCGTATCGCACGCCAACAACAAAACAAAGCGTAAGTTTTTCCCGAACTTACAGAAGAAGCGCTTCTACATCCCAGAAGAAGATGCATGGGTGACTTTGAAAGTTTCTACCTCTGCTATCCGTACCATCTCTAAGAACGGTATTGCGGCTGTATTGAAGAAAGCAAAAGACGAAGGATACATCGTTTACTAGTAAGCATATGAAAAGCATGCGGCACTTATGGTTTTTACTGCTAGTGTCGCTTCCGCTTGGGGCGATGGGGCAGTCAATGGCTTCCTCAGACAAGCCCACGGACTTTTTAACCAAAGAATTTCACCGGCAACGGAGAGAGCAACTGCGGCAACTGCTGCCGGCTCGCTCCGTTGCCGTTTTCTTTTCTGCCCCGGTAAGAAACCGCGCCAATGACGTGGACTTCCATTACCACCAGAACCCAGACTTCTACTACCTCACCGGGTACAAAGAGGCCAACTCCGTTTTGCTTCTGTTTTCAGAAAACCAGACCATAAACGGACAGAGCACCAATGAAGTGGTCTTCGCGCAGCCCCGCAACCCGCAGGCAGAGTCCTGGAACGGCAAGCGCCTGGGCACCGAGGGAATGAAGCAACAACTGGGTTTTGCTGTTGCGCTTCCTAACACAGACTTCGCCGCCTTTAAGCTGGACACCACCAACCTGCAACAGGTGCTGTTCTTTGAGCTGCCACATGATGTGCGCAATGAAGCCAGAGACCGCGGTGACCTGTATGACCTGTTGGCGCAGTTCAAGCAGAAGATAGGGTTGCGCGAAGGCAAGAGTCTGGAGCATCAGGAAATCTACAGCGCCATTAGGCAATATGACGCCCAGGCCGGTGCGCAGGTACAGCAAGAGGTGAAACGCCAGATGGAGTCCAATCCCGCGTTGGCCAACAATGCCATCCTGAAAGCCTACGTAGCCGCCAAAGACGCACCCGCCAGGGCCGCGGTAGTCGCCAGCATCCCGAGAGAAAAATTAGACACGTCTTCACTGGAAGGCATGCTCAACCAGTTGCGTGAAGAAAAGACTACGGAAGAATTGGTGCTGTTGCGCAAAGCCATCGCCATGTCGGCTATTGGGCAGGTGGAGGTAATGAAAGCCGCCAAGCCAGACATGTCCGAAACCGAGATACAGGGCATTCATGAGTACGTCTACAAGAAATACGGCGCCGAATATGAAGGCTATCCCTCTATTGTAGGGGCTGGCAACAACGGGTGCATTTTGCACTACATTGAGAATGAGAAGCCACGCATTGGCAATGACCTGCTTTTGATGGACCTGGGCGCTGAGTACCATGGCTACACCGCCGATGTGACCCGCACTATTCCGGCCAACGGCAAATTCTCCCCTGAGCAGAAGCAGATTTATGAACTGGTGTACGCCGCGCAGGAAGCCGGTTTCCAGCAGTGCAAAGTGGGCAACTCCTTTCAGGCACCTAATGAGGCCGCTCAGAAGGTGATGGCCGAGGGTTTGATTAAACTAGGCATCATCAAGAAACCGGAAGAGGCCCGCCGCTACACCATGCACGGTGTGTCCCATTACCTGGGGCTGGACGTGCATGACAGAGGCTCTTACGGGCCGTTTAAACATAATACCGTCATCACGGTGGAGCCCGGCATCTATATCCCGGAGGGGAGCCCCGTGGACAAGAAATGGTGGGGTATAGGCGTGCGCATTGAAGACGATATCCTCATCACCAACACTGGCTGGGAAAACCTGTCCAAAGGCGCGCCCAGAACCGTGAAAGACATTGAAGCCACCATGGCAAAGCCAAGTGCGCTGGATGATTTCAAACTGCCGGTGTTAAAATAGAAGAATAAAGTCCACCGTTTTTGGCCTGTTTTAGCAGAAATAGCGCAAAAATGGTAGCTTTGCAAAAGGTTAGGAAGCTGTGCCGCGGGCATTAGGTGATACTTGACTAAAAAAGTAGTATCGTATTTGTAATTAAGTAACTAAGGCTGTATATTTGCAGTCCTAAATAAAAAATCAACTTCGCGATGGCAAAGAAAGCTAAAGGCAATAGAGTTCAGGTGATTTTGGAGTGCACTGAGCAGAAAAACTCCGGCGTACCTGGCATGTCTCGGTATATCACTACCAAAAACAGAAAGAACACTCCTGAGCGTATGGAGATGAAGAAATTCAATCCTTTCATGAAGAAAGTTACCGTTCATAAAGAAATTAAATAACCATGGCTAAGAAAGTAGTAGCAACCCTAAAGACCGCCACTGGTAAAGACTGGGCGAAGGTGATTAAAGCAGTTAAGTCTCCTAAGACTGGCGCTTACACTTTTAGAGAAGAGATGGTGCCGATTGACCAAGTTCAAGACGCTCTTAAAAAATAATTGCCTTATATCGCAATCAAGATATACCTGTAAAAGTCCCTCCATACCAGGGACTTTTTTGGTATTCGACCCTTTTTACTTCCAACCTATCCTAACCGTTCCCACCCACCGCTATGGCACTTTTCGGTTTCTTCAGTAAAGACAAAAAAGAATCTCTGGACAAAGGCCTTGAGAAAACCAAGACCAGTTTCCTGGACCAGCTTAGCAAAGCGGTGGTGGGTAAGTCCAAAGTGGACGAGGAGGTCTTGGATGAGCTGGAGACGGTGCTGGTGCACGCAGACGTGGGGATTGGGACCACCGTCAAAATCATTGAGCGCATTGAGAAACGCGTAGCCCGTGACAAATACGTGGGCACTTCTGACCTGGACCGCATCCTGCGCGAAGAGATTATGGAGCTCATGGAAGAGAACAAGGGCGGGATTGCCGCTGACTTCACCCTTCCAGACACCGGCGGACAGCCGTACGTGATTATGGTAGTGGGCGTAAACGGCGTGGGCAAGACCACCACCATTGGTAAGCTGGCCTCCCAGTTCCACAAGGCTGGTAAGAAGGTAGTGTTGGGTGCGGGTGATACGTTTAGGGCTGCCGCTGTGGACCAACTCAAAATTTGGGGAGACCGCGTGGGCATTCCGGTAGTGGACCACGGCATGAACACAGACCCGGCTTCTGTGGCATATGACGCCGTGAAGAAAGGCGTGGAGATGGGCGCTGACGTAGTTATCATTGACACCGCCGGTCGTCTACACACCAAGGTGGGTCTCATGAACGAGCTTACTAAAATCAAGCGCGTGATGCAGAAAGTCATTGACGCCGCGCCGCATGAGGTGTTGCTAGTCTTAGACGGTAGCACCGGTCAAAATGCGGTCATCCAAGCCCGTGAGTTCACCAAAGCCACCGAAGTAACTGCTTTAGCGGTAACCAAATTGGACGGAACGGCCAAAGGAGGCGTCATCATTGGCATCTCAGACGAGTTCAAGATTCCTGTCAAGTACATTGGTGTAGGGGAGCGCGTAGAGGACCTGCAGGTGTTTGACAAGCGCGAATTTGTGGACTCTCTGTTCTCCAAAAACAAATAAGCCGTTTTTAGGCTGTTTTCCAGAAAAGAGGCCGAAAAGGAAATAGTTACTTCTGGCGCAGTCACTCGGCTGGGTCAAAATAGCAAAGAAGACAAGACACAGAAAGCAGGCTTACAGCCGTTTTCTCTTTTAAATATCTAGTTTATTGGGCGCAGACTAAACCAAAAGAGCCTGTTTGGTTGTTGCCCTTCCATCAAAGACAACAGGCTAAAGTAGAAGGCACGTGAAAGTAAGATCCCTTAAACAAGACAAATACAACGTTATCACCCTGGGTTGCTCCAAAAATCTGGTAGACTCAGAGGTGCTGATGGGCCAGTTGCAGGCCAATGAGTTTGATGTAGTGCATGACTCTGAGAAAGACGACGCCAACATCATCATTGTGAACACCTGCGGCTTCATTGACAATGCCAAGCAGGAGTCTATTGACACCATTCTGCGCTACGCAGATGCCAAAGACGCTGGCGCCATTGACAAACTCTACGTGACCGGTTGCCTTTCTCAACGCTACAAAGATTCCCTGGAAGCCGAGATTCCGCAGGTAGACGCTTTTTTTGGTACCATGGAGTTGCCGCAGTTATTGAAAACACTGGAGGCCAACTACAAGCATGAATTGATAGGTGAGCGCTTAATCACCACCCCTAAGCACTAC contains the following coding sequences:
- the rpmB gene encoding 50S ribosomal protein L28; its protein translation is MARVCDLTGKRTQVGNRVSHANNKTKRKFFPNLQKKRFYIPEEDAWVTLKVSTSAIRTISKNGIAAVLKKAKDEGYIVY
- the rpmG gene encoding 50S ribosomal protein L33, whose amino-acid sequence is MAKKAKGNRVQVILECTEQKNSGVPGMSRYITTKNRKNTPERMEMKKFNPFMKKVTVHKEIK
- a CDS encoding DUF4295 domain-containing protein, whose translation is MAKKVVATLKTATGKDWAKVIKAVKSPKTGAYTFREEMVPIDQVQDALKK
- the ftsY gene encoding signal recognition particle-docking protein FtsY, whose translation is MALFGFFSKDKKESLDKGLEKTKTSFLDQLSKAVVGKSKVDEEVLDELETVLVHADVGIGTTVKIIERIEKRVARDKYVGTSDLDRILREEIMELMEENKGGIAADFTLPDTGGQPYVIMVVGVNGVGKTTTIGKLASQFHKAGKKVVLGAGDTFRAAAVDQLKIWGDRVGIPVVDHGMNTDPASVAYDAVKKGVEMGADVVIIDTAGRLHTKVGLMNELTKIKRVMQKVIDAAPHEVLLVLDGSTGQNAVIQAREFTKATEVTALAVTKLDGTAKGGVIIGISDEFKIPVKYIGVGERVEDLQVFDKREFVDSLFSKNK
- the hemB gene encoding porphobilinogen synthase, with amino-acid sequence MNHLTRRPRRNRKSDVIRNLVQENHVSTQDLIYPLFVTEGQNQTVNIPSMPGISRFTLDRLLDEVGQCVDLGIKTFAPFPNIPEAKKDRFALESKNPKGLYLRTIAEIKRQFPDVVLATDVAMDPYSSDGHDGVVDNGEIINDASLEVLGQMALAQAQAGADIIAPSDMMDGRVAHIRNVLDKHAFYNVSIMSYTAKYASAYYGPFRDALESAPKHGDKKTYQMNPANSREALIEAELDTQEGADYLMVKPALSYLDVIKLLRDNSHLPIVAYNVSGEYAMVKAAAQNGWIDGEKIMLENLLSMKRAGADIILTYFAKEFAQYMKK
- a CDS encoding DUF1835 domain-containing protein — its product is MQFHVLNGDSLAATFKETNLSGEVIVCREGLVNGPVASQNLAQFWEERAAYLAVTFGAKREEYFLKVAKELEKLIQVPANAEVCLWFEDDLFCQANLWFILSLLATRQQAPQVYRVFPIIKEGEDHWQGFGRSSAKRLEQAYQQKVPFAQEDVKLGNDLWRAYQQQEARTLLELSTSTSACFHRLQEVCQAQVDRVSRDGHSGRPERVVREILASGITHFPEVFKEFFKREGVYGFGDVQVKHLYNGLRQAGEFGN
- a CDS encoding aminopeptidase P N-terminal domain-containing protein — its product is MRHLWFLLLVSLPLGAMGQSMASSDKPTDFLTKEFHRQRREQLRQLLPARSVAVFFSAPVRNRANDVDFHYHQNPDFYYLTGYKEANSVLLLFSENQTINGQSTNEVVFAQPRNPQAESWNGKRLGTEGMKQQLGFAVALPNTDFAAFKLDTTNLQQVLFFELPHDVRNEARDRGDLYDLLAQFKQKIGLREGKSLEHQEIYSAIRQYDAQAGAQVQQEVKRQMESNPALANNAILKAYVAAKDAPARAAVVASIPREKLDTSSLEGMLNQLREEKTTEELVLLRKAIAMSAIGQVEVMKAAKPDMSETEIQGIHEYVYKKYGAEYEGYPSIVGAGNNGCILHYIENEKPRIGNDLLLMDLGAEYHGYTADVTRTIPANGKFSPEQKQIYELVYAAQEAGFQQCKVGNSFQAPNEAAQKVMAEGLIKLGIIKKPEEARRYTMHGVSHYLGLDVHDRGSYGPFKHNTVITVEPGIYIPEGSPVDKKWWGIGVRIEDDILITNTGWENLSKGAPRTVKDIEATMAKPSALDDFKLPVLK
- the rocD gene encoding ornithine--oxo-acid transaminase gives rise to the protein MDTLSITSSQQAIELEDKYGAHNYHPLPVVLNRGEGVFLWDVEGKRYYDFLSAYSAMNQGHCHPRIISALTEQVQQLTLTSRAFYNDKLGACEKYLSELFGYDKVLMMNSGAEAVETALKLARKWGYTQKGIPAHEAEIIVVEHNFHGRTTGIISFSTDPSSTTGFGPYMPGYKVVPYDNLEALEQALQENLHVCGFMVEPIQGEAGVVVPSEGYLAKARELCKKYNVLFIVDEIQTGIGRTGKMLASDYEDAKPDILILGKALSGGVLPISVALANDEVMLSIQPGEHGSTFGGNPLACAVAMAALDVIKDEKLTENAFKLGEIFRSRMNELKDRHPELVTLVRGRGLLNAVIIQPTADGRTAWDVCVKLKDNGLLAKPTHGDIIRFAPPLVITEEQLHECCDIIEKTLAEF
- a CDS encoding DUF5522 domain-containing protein, coding for MRPKPLPLQPGDTYFNEQGLMVFTEQYHLRRGYCCQSGCKHCPYGYQKEAKKKPNTPSKGDGKSG